One stretch of Dethiosulfovibrio peptidovorans DNA includes these proteins:
- a CDS encoding phosphoenolpyruvate synthase regulatory protein encodes MVVGQEHDLHIFVVSDFTGETAHSVSLAAARQFPDKRIAFTRHRYLKDLDLARQVCQEARDAGGIIVCTLVEHRIRSFVQREARCLGVAVVDIFGPLMEVFSAQLGIEPLEEPGLMHQMDETYFKRVKAIEYSITCDDGSNPHLLNEADLVILGVSRTCKTPLSMYLANKGYRTGNIPLVPELEPPEQLFQVPSNRIVGLIIAAEALMQIRRERIQMLGLDPDKASYAQKDRVENELRYARSIMSRVGATVFDVTGRAIEETAQEILDLLRASEA; translated from the coding sequence ATGGTTGTTGGGCAGGAGCATGATCTTCACATCTTCGTCGTCTCGGACTTCACCGGAGAGACGGCTCACAGTGTCTCCTTGGCTGCTGCCAGGCAATTTCCTGATAAGAGAATAGCCTTTACCCGTCATCGCTATCTTAAAGATCTGGACTTGGCCCGTCAGGTATGCCAAGAGGCGAGGGACGCTGGGGGCATCATCGTCTGTACCCTGGTTGAGCACAGGATTCGCTCCTTCGTCCAACGGGAAGCTCGATGTCTCGGAGTGGCGGTGGTGGACATTTTCGGCCCTCTTATGGAGGTCTTCTCGGCTCAGTTGGGCATTGAACCCCTGGAGGAGCCCGGCCTTATGCACCAAATGGACGAGACCTACTTCAAGCGTGTGAAGGCCATTGAATACTCCATCACGTGCGATGACGGGAGTAACCCTCATCTGCTCAACGAGGCTGATTTGGTGATCCTGGGCGTCTCCCGAACATGTAAAACCCCTCTGTCCATGTATCTGGCCAACAAGGGATATCGGACGGGCAACATCCCTCTTGTTCCAGAGCTGGAGCCGCCGGAACAACTTTTTCAGGTCCCGTCGAACAGAATTGTCGGGCTCATTATCGCTGCGGAAGCTCTGATGCAGATCCGGCGAGAACGCATCCAGATGTTGGGGCTGGACCCCGACAAAGCGTCGTACGCTCAAAAGGATCGAGTGGAGAATGAGTTGAGATACGCTCGTTCGATTATGTCAAGAGTCGGAGCTACCGTCTTTGATGTGACCGGGCGAGCCATAGAGGAAACAGCCCAGGAGATTTTGGATTTGTTGAGGGCAAGTGAGGCCTGA